Proteins from a single region of Apium graveolens cultivar Ventura chromosome 7, ASM990537v1, whole genome shotgun sequence:
- the LOC141673529 gene encoding uncharacterized protein LOC141673529, with amino-acid sequence MTGQRVKVRELDERVTGNIKFGDGSTISIKGKGKIAFQCKNGEEMTLKEVYYIPDLCNDIINIGQLYETRNKVILDGDYSWVHEASGKLLMKVKRTENRLYKISLEESKATCLLTKPEEDTWLWHARLGHVNFQALELMSRDKMAYGIPTMVQPMKKCEGCLMIK; translated from the coding sequence ATGACTGGGCAACGTGTGAAAGTTAGGGAGTTGGATGAACGTGTGACAGGTAATATTAAATTCGGAGATGGGTCAACAATAAGTATCAAAGGAAAGGGGAAAATTGCATTTCAGTGCAAAAATGGCGAAGAAATGACTCTCAAGGAGGTGTACTACATTCCAGATTTGTGTAATGATATCATAAACATAGGCCAATTGTATGAAACAAGGAATAAAGTCATTCTTGATGGAGATTATTCGTGGGTTCATGAGGCCAGTGGCAAGCTATTAATGAAGGTGAAAAGAACTGAAAATCGCTTGTATAAAATCAGTCTCGAGGAAAGTAAAGCAACATGTTTGCTTACAAAGCCGGAGGAGGATACTTGGCTATGGCATGCCCGACTTGGGCATGTAAATTTTCAAGCATTGGAATTAATGTCGAGAGATAAAATGGCATACGGAATCCCAACCATGGTTCAACCTATGAAAAAGTGCGAAGGATGCTTGATGATAAAATAG